A genomic window from Winogradskyella sp. J14-2 includes:
- a CDS encoding nitroreductase family protein, with amino-acid sequence MEKTVSEAIAYRRSTRVYKDEVIDTNKVKQCLVNASLAPTSSNLQLWEFYHITDKDVLEKVAKACFSQSAAKTAQQLVVVVTRKDLWRQRAKANIAFLNKVYDKENLTEREAKRKKMAANYYKKLIPTVYADFFGVLGILKYIIFQIVGLFKPIYRQVRQSDMRIVAHKSAGLAAQNFMTSMAAIGYDTCPMEGSDTLRVKRILNLPRGAEINMIIGCGIRDEKGIYGPRFRVPFEDVYFEV; translated from the coding sequence ATGGAAAAAACGGTTTCTGAAGCTATAGCGTATAGAAGATCTACACGTGTATATAAAGATGAAGTTATTGATACAAACAAGGTAAAACAGTGCTTGGTTAATGCTTCTTTAGCACCTACAAGCAGTAATCTTCAACTTTGGGAATTTTATCATATCACCGATAAAGATGTATTAGAAAAAGTAGCTAAAGCGTGTTTTAGTCAAAGTGCAGCAAAAACAGCGCAGCAATTAGTTGTTGTGGTTACCAGAAAAGATCTATGGAGACAACGCGCTAAGGCCAATATTGCTTTTTTAAATAAGGTATATGATAAAGAAAATCTAACTGAACGAGAAGCAAAACGAAAAAAGATGGCTGCCAACTATTACAAAAAATTAATACCAACAGTTTATGCTGACTTTTTTGGTGTTCTTGGAATTCTAAAATATATCATCTTTCAGATTGTTGGACTTTTTAAACCTATTTACAGGCAAGTTAGACAAAGCGATATGCGTATTGTAGCACATAAAAGTGCTGGTTTAGCTGCTCAAAATTTTATGACTAGTATGGCTGCTATCGGCTATGATACTTGCCCTATGGAAGGTAGTGATACACTTAGAGTAAAACGTATCTTAAATCTTCCTAGAGGCGCTGAGATCAACATGATTATTGGCTGCGGCATTAGAGACGAAAAAGGCATCTACGGTCCTCGTTTTAGAGTTCCTTTTGAAGATGTCTATTTTGAAGTATAA